A stretch of Sulfurimonas xiamenensis DNA encodes these proteins:
- a CDS encoding GNAT family N-acetyltransferase, which translates to MNFIIESAKQSEFKEIIAVLRPWNMHHIPSSEMEMIDFDTFFVAKLDDKIVGVSGYKILSYGMGKTTLLAVYPEFQGSGIGKALQDRRLKEMYKAGVKKVITNADRSDIILWYKKHYGYREIGKLAKLISFGLDEIKYWTTLELDLEMHMTQKKFKDAKKQQYIYDNDPVPLSPYSPLIINACLTGMIPTKTSTRYVPVSVDEIVKDAIDVYDAGARIVHLHARDADGIPTHEARYYEEMIIAIRRERPDLICCVSTSGRNVKEIEQRSEVLYLTGKAKPDMASLTLGSLNFATGPSMNSLDMIQQLAMIMKEKGIKPEMEVFDSGMVNVAKYLERHEIVSGNKYFNILLGNINTAPATIGDLAHLLNALPKDSIWAATGLGGFQLPMNTAAIIAGGHVRVGLEDSIYYDYKQNTLATNTNLIKRIVRIANELQREIATGSEVRNILGLSKEVL; encoded by the coding sequence ATGAATTTTATTATTGAATCTGCTAAGCAGAGTGAATTTAAAGAAATTATTGCTGTATTAAGACCATGGAATATGCACCATATTCCTTCTAGTGAAATGGAAATGATAGATTTTGATACTTTTTTTGTAGCAAAACTTGATGATAAAATTGTAGGTGTATCTGGATATAAAATACTCTCTTACGGTATGGGGAAAACAACACTGTTGGCTGTTTACCCTGAATTTCAAGGTTCAGGCATTGGCAAAGCATTGCAAGATAGACGACTAAAAGAAATGTATAAAGCTGGAGTCAAAAAAGTAATTACCAATGCTGATCGCTCAGATATTATTTTGTGGTACAAAAAACATTATGGTTACCGTGAAATCGGAAAATTGGCAAAACTAATCTCTTTTGGTTTAGATGAAATAAAGTATTGGACAACGCTGGAACTGGATCTTGAGATGCATATGACACAAAAAAAGTTTAAAGATGCAAAAAAACAACAATATATATATGATAATGATCCTGTTCCACTTTCACCTTATTCTCCATTGATCATTAATGCATGTTTGACTGGAATGATACCTACAAAAACAAGTACAAGATATGTGCCTGTCAGTGTGGATGAAATTGTAAAAGACGCTATAGATGTTTATGATGCAGGAGCAAGGATCGTACATTTGCATGCCAGAGATGCCGATGGTATTCCAACTCATGAAGCCCGTTATTATGAAGAGATGATTATTGCTATACGCCGTGAAAGACCTGATCTTATTTGTTGTGTTTCTACTTCAGGAAGGAATGTTAAAGAGATAGAACAACGATCAGAGGTACTGTATCTTACAGGTAAAGCAAAACCTGATATGGCAAGTCTGACACTTGGCTCTCTTAATTTTGCTACAGGTCCTAGTATGAATTCCCTTGATATGATTCAGCAGTTGGCTATGATCATGAAAGAGAAAGGAATCAAGCCTGAAATGGAAGTATTTGATTCCGGCATGGTCAATGTAGCCAAATATCTCGAGCGTCATGAAATTGTCAGCGGTAACAAATACTTCAATATTTTATTGGGTAACATTAATACAGCTCCCGCAACAATAGGAGATCTAGCGCATCTTTTAAATGCATTGCCTAAAGATTCTATTTGGGCAGCTACTGGTCTTGGTGGATTTCAATTACCTATGAATACTGCAGCTATTATAGCTGGAGGACATGTGAGAGTAGGATTAGAAGATTCAATTTATTATGACTATAAACAAAATACATTGGCAACAAATACAAATTTAATCAAGCGCATTGTCCGTATAGCCAATGAATTACAAAGAGAAATTGCGACAGGAAGCGAAGTAAGAAATATATTGGGTTTATCAAAAGAAGTTTTATGA
- a CDS encoding outer membrane protein, translated as MKNFTLSIATVLALSTFAVASENIPAVGSKSGFYIGGAYSLVNSEMSIHENYESGGNDYDYYDSYEVDTNAYMLQAGYQFNQYIAIEGRYWNAMDSEKYSYSRYTNGELDYSNDYSDGDWSAWGIYVKPMYPVTETFSVYALLGYGNVSVNDEWWFDQSLLDENVFQWGIGASYSITENTSFFIDYVRLCKDEGDTYVDGIYTYDLDVTIDTVNIGLSYKF; from the coding sequence ATGAAAAATTTTACACTTTCAATAGCAACAGTTTTGGCTTTGAGTACATTTGCAGTAGCGAGTGAAAATATACCGGCAGTTGGTTCAAAGAGCGGTTTTTACATAGGTGGTGCATATAGTCTTGTAAATAGCGAAATGAGTATACATGAAAATTATGAGTCAGGGGGTAATGATTATGATTACTATGATTCATATGAAGTTGACACTAATGCTTATATGCTTCAAGCTGGTTATCAGTTCAACCAATATATTGCGATAGAAGGAAGATATTGGAATGCGATGGATTCAGAAAAGTACAGTTATTCAAGATATACAAATGGAGAGTTGGACTATTCTAATGACTATAGTGATGGAGACTGGAGTGCATGGGGTATCTATGTTAAACCGATGTATCCGGTAACAGAGACTTTTAGCGTTTATGCTTTACTGGGTTATGGAAATGTCTCTGTTAATGATGAATGGTGGTTTGATCAAAGTCTTCTAGATGAAAATGTTTTCCAATGGGGTATCGGTGCATCTTATAGCATTACAGAAAACACTTCGTTTTTTATAGATTATGTAAGATTATGTAAAGATGAAGGTGACACATATGTCGATGGTATTTATACCTATGATCTTGATGTTACAATAGATACAGTAAACATAGGTTTAAGCTATAAATTCTAA
- a CDS encoding transporter yields MKKIFIKSLLLIPFILSADVIPAINSNGGGLVLPEGKLKMGIKHINFERTSMFDGTNEVQNREKLDATANITIVGLHYGLNKKTTISVIVPYKNIKAKASLGASDVAIDNRGLGDIILAARHVLLPINEYGYQLSIDGGLKIPTGATNGSFVKAPAVANGVNTPMPTQMGTGEFEYKLGLGITKIIDENWEFDAHTMYTYRPKAHNDYDYGDEICLNLSTTKAVTKQINIGVEYNFAYNTKTDMGDDTNAPLRSMLPFKAFSGNAGYITPQIEFIPFGKPKIHLGAGISFLTHYNLREYQPLEKKRFIIRMGYLF; encoded by the coding sequence GTGAAAAAAATATTTATAAAATCTCTTCTTTTGATTCCGTTTATTTTAAGTGCAGATGTTATACCTGCTATTAACTCAAATGGCGGAGGATTAGTTTTGCCTGAGGGAAAATTAAAAATGGGGATAAAACATATTAACTTTGAGAGAACTAGCATGTTTGATGGTACAAATGAAGTCCAAAACAGAGAAAAACTAGATGCAACTGCCAATATAACTATTGTTGGTTTACATTATGGACTAAACAAGAAAACAACAATCAGTGTAATTGTTCCATATAAAAACATAAAAGCAAAAGCCAGCTTAGGAGCAAGTGATGTTGCTATTGACAACAGAGGGTTAGGCGATATAATCTTAGCCGCGCGTCATGTTCTTTTGCCTATAAACGAATATGGATATCAACTATCTATTGATGGCGGACTTAAGATTCCAACAGGAGCAACAAACGGCTCGTTTGTTAAAGCACCAGCTGTTGCAAATGGTGTAAACACACCTATGCCTACACAAATGGGTACCGGAGAGTTCGAATACAAACTTGGACTTGGTATTACAAAAATAATAGATGAAAACTGGGAGTTTGATGCACATACAATGTATACATATCGACCAAAAGCACATAATGATTATGATTATGGAGATGAGATATGTTTAAATCTCTCAACAACAAAGGCAGTAACAAAGCAGATAAATATTGGAGTTGAGTACAATTTCGCTTATAATACCAAAACTGACATGGGTGATGACACAAACGCACCGCTTAGATCTATGCTTCCTTTTAAAGCATTTAGCGGAAATGCGGGTTATATAACACCGCAAATCGAGTTTATACCTTTTGGCAAGCCAAAAATTCATCTAGGAGCAGGAATCTCGTTTTTAACACACTATAATCTAAGAGAGTATCAACCTCTTGAAAAAAAGAGATTTATTATTAGAATGGGATATTTATTTTAA
- a CDS encoding ATP-grasp domain-containing protein: MKKNILFINGIPDDRKMLIQKINKNGLIKWRGKGGANLSYFLKNDLFDQYDIVFDLKGTQELPRQMIHAVFNQISDADTHKNVLKKADSFYKTVSKHVPFFNPPANVMNTTRDNIYRLLQGVDKLHIPKTVKIQPKSPSDIYNTVEKEHFEFPVIFRQAGDHGGISTVKIDDKTEQFYAFPLDGRDYYLTQFVETAKNKIYAKYRLVVVNGEVFIRHVIYGREWMVHAGSQIEEQEISNYKKSVSKHFLTEIKPLIQPTIDQIYYRIGLDYFGIDCHIDNNMNLLVFEINANMNVFTKSKNSVFTKHIEMARQALINMLIKGKK, translated from the coding sequence ATGAAAAAAAACATCTTATTTATCAACGGTATACCGGATGACAGAAAAATGCTTATTCAAAAAATAAACAAAAATGGTCTAATTAAATGGCGGGGAAAGGGTGGTGCAAATCTAAGTTATTTTCTTAAAAATGATCTATTTGATCAATACGATATAGTCTTTGATCTAAAAGGTACACAGGAACTTCCTCGACAAATGATTCATGCGGTCTTTAATCAAATATCAGATGCAGATACGCATAAAAATGTACTTAAGAAAGCAGATAGTTTTTATAAAACTGTCTCAAAGCATGTCCCTTTTTTCAATCCTCCTGCAAATGTTATGAATACTACTCGTGATAATATTTATCGCTTACTGCAAGGAGTTGATAAACTGCATATTCCAAAAACAGTAAAAATCCAACCTAAATCACCATCTGATATTTATAATACGGTTGAAAAAGAACATTTTGAGTTTCCGGTTATTTTTAGACAAGCAGGAGATCACGGTGGTATAAGTACAGTAAAAATTGATGATAAAACAGAACAATTTTATGCATTTCCTCTAGATGGAAGAGATTATTATTTGACACAGTTCGTAGAAACTGCCAAAAATAAAATATATGCTAAATACCGTTTAGTAGTAGTAAATGGTGAAGTATTTATACGACATGTGATTTATGGGCGGGAATGGATGGTACATGCCGGCAGCCAGATCGAGGAACAAGAAATCAGTAACTATAAAAAATCAGTTTCTAAACATTTTCTTACAGAAATCAAACCTTTAATCCAACCGACTATTGATCAAATATATTACCGTATTGGCTTGGATTATTTTGGCATTGATTGCCATATTGATAATAATATGAATTTATTGGTTTTTGAGATCAATGCAAATATGAATGTTTTTACTAAAAGTAAAAATAGTGTTTTTACAAAACACATTGAAATGGCTAGACAGGCATTAATAAATATGCTCATAAAAGGAAAAAAATAG
- a CDS encoding ABC transporter substrate-binding protein, with protein sequence MKNIIYSLFTLLLFSTILSAEAKLKKIVISGPFASSSHPILHMIETNALSDIAEEVEFKIWKNPDELRAMTIRGNVDFVAVPTNTAAILYNKGVDIKLINVSVWGILGMISRDDSLKTLKDFKGKKIAVPFRADMPDIVFKQLLKKEGLDPQKDFDLVYVANPMDAMQMLIMRRIDHALLAEPAISIALRKTKSFPVSLVAPDLFRSVDLQKEWGNIFGTNGDIPEAGIAVMGHIKDEHVIKRFQEEYEKSIEWYKTNPEKAAALVVKTFDMLQEDGVKDSISHVRLKSINAAQAKKDLEFFFNVLKEEDPKSIGGKLPDDTFYYGF encoded by the coding sequence ATGAAAAATATTATTTATAGCCTTTTTACACTGTTACTGTTTTCAACTATTCTAAGTGCTGAAGCAAAATTAAAAAAGATAGTGATATCTGGTCCGTTTGCTTCATCTTCACATCCTATTTTACATATGATTGAAACAAATGCTCTAAGCGATATAGCGGAAGAGGTAGAGTTTAAAATTTGGAAAAATCCGGATGAACTTCGCGCTATGACAATCAGAGGCAATGTTGATTTTGTGGCTGTTCCGACAAACACTGCAGCAATTTTATACAACAAAGGCGTAGACATAAAACTTATAAATGTCTCTGTTTGGGGAATTTTAGGAATGATTAGTCGTGATGATTCACTAAAAACCCTTAAAGATTTTAAAGGTAAAAAAATAGCAGTTCCATTTCGCGCAGATATGCCTGATATCGTCTTTAAACAACTTCTAAAAAAAGAGGGTTTAGATCCGCAAAAGGATTTTGATCTTGTATATGTAGCTAATCCTATGGATGCTATGCAGATGCTTATTATGAGAAGAATAGATCATGCACTTTTAGCCGAGCCTGCCATCTCTATTGCACTTCGCAAAACCAAATCTTTTCCTGTTAGCCTTGTAGCACCTGATCTTTTTAGAAGTGTTGATCTTCAAAAAGAGTGGGGAAATATTTTTGGCACAAACGGTGATATTCCCGAAGCTGGAATTGCAGTTATGGGACATATAAAAGATGAGCATGTTATCAAAAGATTTCAAGAAGAGTATGAAAAGTCCATTGAGTGGTACAAAACAAATCCTGAAAAAGCAGCTGCTCTTGTTGTAAAAACATTTGATATGCTCCAAGAAGATGGTGTAAAAGACTCTATATCACATGTTAGACTTAAAAGCATAAATGCAGCTCAAGCAAAAAAAGATTTAGAATTTTTCTTTAATGTTTTAAAAGAAGAAGATCCAAAAAGCATAGGCGGCAAACTCCCAGATGATACCTTTTACTATGGATTTTAA
- the tlyA gene encoding 23S rRNA (cytidine-2'-O)-methyltransferase TlyA yields MSRLDNYLVENYLCESRNKAQALIKKGLVSVNGEQIIKTSYKLKESDKVTLKEHKEYVSRAAFKLSAFLDELGLDVKGMSALDIGSSTGGFTQVLLEGGVAEVTAVDVGRDQLHTSLKNDERVRSYEGCDIREFKSDKEFDIVVSDVAFISLLYILDVVDRLAKDKIILLFKPQFEVGREAKRDRNGVVTDEKAILNAMIKFEDACALLGWKLILKSPSKLTGKEGNLEYCYFFEKQNKA; encoded by the coding sequence TTGAGCAGACTTGATAACTATCTGGTAGAAAACTATCTGTGCGAGAGCAGAAACAAGGCACAAGCACTTATAAAAAAGGGGCTTGTAAGCGTAAATGGCGAGCAGATTATAAAGACATCATATAAACTAAAAGAGAGCGACAAAGTAACTCTAAAAGAGCATAAAGAGTATGTTTCCCGCGCAGCTTTTAAACTGAGTGCATTTTTGGATGAGTTGGGGCTTGATGTAAAAGGGATGAGCGCGCTAGATATCGGCTCTTCAACGGGCGGATTTACTCAGGTATTGCTAGAGGGCGGAGTTGCAGAAGTTACGGCTGTTGATGTGGGACGAGATCAGTTGCATACAAGTCTGAAAAATGATGAGAGAGTCCGCTCTTACGAAGGTTGTGACATAAGAGAATTTAAGAGCGACAAAGAGTTTGACATAGTGGTAAGCGATGTCGCTTTTATCTCTCTGCTTTATATATTGGATGTCGTCGATAGACTTGCAAAAGATAAAATCATTCTGCTTTTTAAACCGCAGTTTGAGGTCGGGCGAGAGGCAAAAAGAGATAGAAACGGTGTCGTGACCGATGAAAAAGCAATACTTAACGCCATGATAAAGTTTGAAGATGCTTGTGCTTTGCTAGGGTGGAAACTGATTTTAAAATCGCCTTCAAAACTCACAGGCAAAGAAGGTAATCTTGAGTATTGCTATTTTTTTGAAAAACAAAATAAAGCATGA
- a CDS encoding glutamate-cysteine ligase family protein gives MMKMGVEHEFVFKDDRGTYLDFETAEYSIFQKIINEFPYFENDDTFFDCKSLEQKPKRCYIEGFERYDINGKLIETVPKGLEIRTLPHTNIDTVIKDFTNSYTCLMHSAEKFGFSPLLTSIHPFKSSVHFKKPLNRAEIALRTDEELTIATDALLWHGIHINVSISSASKEQMTDLLQKVNYYAPYIIPFSFSSPFHDGKVFDGLSYRTYRKAKTRKVIQLQNRKGVYVLEFRGFDSCGDVKLLKSLLLLYKGLLLDKSLKQRASFQNPELLEHSALKGFEDETIRKEGLNVLKAVRAVIQDEKEALQMLENMLYINDSYASKIKQIYLETGDIMKSISNRYHYD, from the coding sequence ATGATGAAAATGGGGGTTGAACATGAATTTGTATTTAAGGATGATCGCGGGACTTATTTAGATTTTGAAACGGCAGAATATTCTATTTTTCAAAAAATTATAAATGAATTCCCCTATTTTGAAAATGATGATACATTCTTTGATTGTAAATCATTAGAACAAAAGCCAAAACGATGCTATATAGAGGGCTTTGAGCGATATGATATAAATGGAAAACTTATTGAAACTGTTCCTAAAGGTCTTGAGATTAGAACTTTACCGCATACCAATATAGATACAGTTATTAAAGATTTTACAAACTCTTATACATGTCTCATGCATAGTGCAGAAAAATTTGGTTTCTCTCCACTTCTTACAAGTATACATCCTTTTAAAAGTTCTGTTCATTTCAAAAAACCATTAAACAGAGCAGAAATAGCTTTACGAACAGATGAAGAACTAACTATAGCAACAGATGCATTGCTTTGGCATGGGATTCATATTAATGTCTCTATAAGTAGTGCATCAAAAGAACAAATGACGGATCTTTTGCAAAAAGTTAATTATTATGCTCCTTATATTATTCCTTTTAGCTTTTCATCTCCTTTTCATGATGGAAAAGTATTTGACGGTTTGTCGTATAGAACATACCGTAAAGCCAAAACAAGAAAAGTGATTCAATTACAAAATAGAAAAGGAGTTTATGTGCTTGAATTTAGAGGATTTGATTCTTGTGGGGATGTAAAATTACTTAAATCCCTGCTTCTTCTTTATAAAGGGCTTCTACTTGATAAAAGTTTGAAACAAAGAGCTTCATTTCAGAATCCAGAGCTTCTGGAACATTCTGCTCTTAAAGGGTTTGAAGATGAAACCATAAGAAAAGAAGGCTTAAATGTCTTAAAGGCTGTAAGAGCTGTAATTCAAGATGAGAAAGAAGCATTGCAAATGTTAGAAAACATGTTATATATAAATGATTCTTATGCATCAAAAATAAAACAAATATATCTCGAAACAGGTGATATTATGAAAAGTATTTCAAATAGATATCACTATGATTAA
- the ligA gene encoding NAD-dependent DNA ligase LigA gives MNLNDYKKAVEKLNLYAYHYYVLDDPITTDEVYDKLYHEVLEYEEHHKEDILPSSPTQRIGDVVSEGFSKAHHLSRMWSLEDVFDSEGLQKWLIKTYKLDKNITFYCEPKYDGASLNLIYEDGKLTQGITRGDGSVGELITQNVKTIRSIPLVINHKDRIEIRGEVVLYKDEFFRINQERAAKGEAVFANPRNAAAGSLRQLDSSITASRNLVFLPYGVGENTLEHKLLSQRMDYIYSLGFKKPPLRATCKNFDEIEAVYEEMNKNRDSYAMMLDGMVIKVNEIAAQIDMGYTVKNPRFSVAYKFPAVEKITTLKEIALQVGRTGVVTPVAIVEPTNIDGVVVERATLHNFDEIDRKDIRINDKVIILRSGDVIPKIIKVLTHERDGSEIKYERPTTCPVCGSELLDEGVLLKCQNLKCEARVINSIIYFASKPCLNIDGLGSKIVEALFNSGLVKSVLDLFDLTLNKLLTLEGFKEKKAQNLLNSLEAAKGCDYWRFVNSLGIEHIGEVASKTLSSRFGSSFIDATKEELVSLEGFGEEMTESVLEFVRVNRDTILKLQEILRPLEPKQREEAKENPFKGKSVVLTGSMSESRDATKEMLEALGAKVVSSVSKKTDFVIYGEDAGSKYDKAVNLGVAVLSEQEMRKKIEQT, from the coding sequence ATGAATTTAAATGATTATAAAAAAGCTGTAGAGAAGCTAAATCTATACGCATACCACTATTATGTTCTTGATGATCCGATTACGACTGATGAGGTGTACGATAAACTCTATCATGAGGTCTTGGAATACGAAGAGCATCACAAAGAGGATATTTTGCCCTCTTCACCTACACAAAGAATAGGTGATGTAGTCTCTGAAGGATTTTCAAAAGCTCATCATCTTAGCCGTATGTGGAGTTTAGAGGATGTTTTTGATTCTGAGGGTTTGCAAAAGTGGCTTATAAAAACATACAAGTTAGATAAAAACATAACATTTTACTGCGAACCGAAGTATGACGGAGCAAGCTTGAATCTTATCTATGAAGATGGGAAACTTACTCAAGGTATAACCCGCGGAGACGGAAGTGTAGGCGAACTGATAACGCAAAATGTGAAAACAATCCGCTCGATTCCATTGGTTATAAATCATAAAGATAGAATTGAGATTAGAGGTGAAGTTGTACTCTATAAAGATGAATTTTTTAGAATAAATCAAGAGAGAGCAGCAAAAGGCGAAGCGGTTTTTGCAAACCCCAGAAATGCCGCGGCAGGAAGTCTAAGACAGCTTGACTCAAGCATTACCGCTTCAAGAAATCTTGTCTTTTTGCCTTACGGTGTCGGAGAGAACACTCTGGAGCATAAACTTTTAAGTCAAAGAATGGATTATATCTACTCTCTTGGTTTTAAAAAACCGCCGCTTCGAGCTACATGTAAAAATTTTGATGAGATAGAAGCTGTATATGAAGAGATGAACAAAAATCGCGACAGCTACGCGATGATGCTTGATGGCATGGTTATAAAAGTAAATGAAATAGCTGCGCAGATAGATATGGGTTACACCGTTAAAAACCCCCGTTTTTCAGTTGCTTACAAATTTCCTGCAGTTGAGAAGATAACCACGCTAAAAGAGATAGCTCTTCAAGTGGGACGAACGGGTGTGGTTACTCCGGTTGCTATTGTAGAGCCGACAAATATTGATGGCGTTGTAGTTGAGCGTGCGACACTGCACAATTTTGATGAGATTGATAGAAAAGATATCCGCATAAATGACAAGGTCATCATCCTTAGAAGTGGTGATGTTATACCAAAAATCATAAAAGTTTTAACTCATGAGAGAGATGGAAGTGAAATTAAATATGAGCGACCGACAACTTGCCCGGTTTGTGGCAGTGAGCTTTTGGATGAGGGTGTGCTTCTAAAGTGTCAAAATCTAAAATGTGAAGCTAGAGTTATCAACTCCATCATCTATTTTGCCTCAAAACCGTGTCTAAATATTGACGGCTTGGGCTCTAAAATAGTTGAGGCACTTTTTAATTCAGGGCTTGTTAAAAGTGTTCTTGATTTGTTTGATTTAACCTTAAATAAACTCTTAACTTTAGAGGGTTTCAAAGAGAAAAAGGCACAAAATTTGCTTAATTCGCTTGAAGCCGCAAAAGGGTGTGATTACTGGCGGTTTGTAAACTCTTTGGGGATTGAGCATATCGGAGAGGTGGCGTCTAAAACTCTAAGTAGCAGGTTTGGAAGTTCTTTTATAGATGCCACAAAAGAGGAACTAGTCTCGTTAGAGGGTTTTGGAGAGGAGATGACGGAGTCGGTTTTGGAGTTTGTCAGAGTAAACAGAGATACTATATTAAAACTCCAAGAGATTTTGCGTCCGCTTGAACCAAAGCAGAGAGAAGAGGCAAAAGAGAATCCGTTTAAAGGTAAAAGTGTAGTGCTTACGGGAAGCATGAGCGAGTCAAGAGACGCTACAAAAGAGATGCTGGAAGCTTTGGGTGCAAAAGTGGTAAGTTCAGTCTCCAAAAAAACTGATTTTGTTATCTATGGCGAAGATGCAGGAAGCAAATATGATAAAGCTGTGAACTTGGGCGTTGCTGTTCTTAGTGAGCAAGAGATGAGGAAAAAAATTGAGCAGACTTGA
- a CDS encoding ATP-grasp domain-containing protein — MKKNILFINGVPDDQRAFVYEIDKNGVYKWQSIGSSNVSNFLKNDLFNRSSILLDTTEDQELPRIVVSAIFNEISDADTHKITLKKADDFYKSISDKVPFFNPPANVMNTTRDNIYRLLQEVDKLHVPKTVKIQPKSPSDIYDTIEKEHFEFPVIFRQAGDHGGISTVKIDDKTEQFYAFPLDGRDYYLTQFVDYADTMGIYTKYRLVVVDGEVYIRHVIFSDSWVIHSKSREYMEKNKKYQSQEAKILKSFDIEIKPKIKDVINQIYQKLKLDYFGIDCYIDKDMNILVFEINANMGILLQTKGYIFEDRIETIRQALIKMILEKNSPKDFSRNNVIA; from the coding sequence ATGAAAAAAAATATTTTATTTATAAATGGTGTTCCAGATGATCAAAGAGCATTCGTTTATGAGATTGATAAAAATGGTGTTTATAAATGGCAAAGCATTGGTAGTTCGAATGTAAGTAACTTTCTTAAAAATGATCTGTTTAATCGATCTTCTATCCTTCTTGATACTACAGAAGATCAGGAACTTCCACGAATAGTGGTCTCTGCAATTTTCAATGAAATATCAGATGCAGATACACATAAGATCACACTTAAGAAAGCAGATGACTTCTATAAATCAATTTCAGACAAAGTCCCTTTTTTCAATCCTCCTGCAAATGTTATGAATACTACTCGTGATAATATTTATCGCTTACTGCAAGAAGTTGATAAACTGCATGTTCCAAAAACAGTAAAAATCCAACCTAAATCACCATCTGATATTTATGATACGATTGAAAAAGAACATTTTGAGTTTCCGGTTATTTTTAGACAAGCAGGAGATCACGGTGGTATAAGTACAGTAAAAATTGATGATAAAACAGAACAATTTTATGCATTTCCTCTAGATGGAAGAGATTATTATTTGACACAATTTGTTGATTATGCAGATACTATGGGGATTTATACTAAATATCGTCTTGTTGTAGTTGATGGTGAAGTGTATATACGACATGTGATTTTTAGCGATAGCTGGGTTATTCATAGCAAAAGCAGAGAGTATATGGAAAAAAACAAAAAGTATCAGAGTCAAGAAGCAAAGATTTTAAAATCTTTTGATATTGAAATAAAACCAAAAATAAAAGATGTGATTAATCAAATCTATCAAAAATTAAAGCTTGATTATTTTGGTATTGACTGCTATATTGATAAAGACATGAACATACTGGTCTTTGAAATAAATGCCAATATGGGCATTCTTCTTCAAACCAAAGGTTATATTTTTGAAGATCGTATTGAAACAATTCGACAAGCATTGATCAAAATGATATTAGAAAAAAACAGCCCTAAAGATTTCTCGCGCAATAATGTAATAGCTTAA
- a CDS encoding outer membrane protein has protein sequence MKNFTLSIATVLALSTFAVASEDIPAVGSKSGFYIGGAYSLVNSEMSVHRDYGYIEGNDYDRYDSYEVDTNAYMLQAGYQFNQYIAIEGRYWNAMDSEKNSYSRYTNGELDYSNDYSDGDWSAWGIYVKPMYPVTETFSVYALLGYGNVSIKDEWSDDKSLLDENVFQWGIGASYSITENTSFFIDYVRLCKDEGDTYVDGGYDYNTYDLDITIDTVNIGLSYKF, from the coding sequence ATGAAAAATTTTACACTTTCAATAGCAACAGTTTTGGCTTTGAGTACATTTGCAGTAGCGAGTGAAGATATACCGGCAGTTGGTTCAAAGAGCGGTTTTTACATAGGTGGTGCATATAGTCTTGTAAATAGTGAAATGAGTGTACATCGTGATTATGGATATATAGAAGGTAATGATTATGATCGCTATGATTCATATGAAGTTGACACTAATGCTTATATGCTTCAAGCTGGTTATCAGTTCAACCAATATATTGCGATAGAAGGAAGATATTGGAATGCGATGGATTCAGAAAAGAATAGTTATTCAAGATATACAAATGGAGAGTTGGACTATTCTAATGACTATAGTGATGGAGACTGGAGTGCATGGGGTATCTATGTCAAACCGATGTATCCGGTAACAGAGACTTTTAGCGTTTATGCTTTACTGGGTTATGGAAATGTTTCTATAAAAGACGAATGGTCTGATGATAAAAGTCTTCTAGATGAAAATGTTTTCCAATGGGGTATCGGTGCATCTTATAGCATTACAGAAAACACTTCGTTTTTTATAGATTATGTAAGATTATGTAAAGATGAAGGTGACACATATGTTGATGGTGGTTATGACTACAATACATATGATCTTGACATCACTATTGATACAGTAAACATAGGTTTAAGCTATAAATTCTAA